One segment of Myotis daubentonii chromosome 11, mMyoDau2.1, whole genome shotgun sequence DNA contains the following:
- the TTF1 gene encoding transcription termination factor 1 isoform X3, with protein sequence MFSGITCSVCTVRKRPGRWARKAPVECRAQGPGPLTRASSGVGGWKPQRCALRSGWKFPSRSKMEGELSGLDIHTPVFDKKKKKYSVDKERHRTHAHGSFRDAPLASEHSHKTKKETKRNDHQRLAASPLETSELCEEAAQAPSPAKRRRKKSALGIQDGTGVYVTVDKENIENMPKNFRRDVDIVYIDMSREPESPREPEAGESPAVTKRREEPRRKVREKKKKKRRREAASCDAAPAGPGPGASVLPQPGSPLSAGLGGPVTQLPGAAREKKPEKRKRKISHHQGCESPEAVNSEGAQVVHGPGTAEGRREPCRLKKRAKKRRRRAPVERALSGPPTSLEDPLLDSLGGNASSIEESATPRPREEEDQACSQEAPRLEPPDEESNLDSARGAEARSLSEDLGDADDADVDLASAVRQLREFIPGIGARAATTIKRMYRDDLGRFQEFKAQGVTIKFGKFSAKENQQLEKNVQEFLSLTGIENADKLLYTDRYPEEKAAITNLKRKYAFRLHIGKGIARPWKLVYYRAKKMFDVNNYKGRYSERDAEKLKMYHSLHGNDWRKIGGLVARSSLSVALKFSQISCERNHGAWSKTETQRLIKAVEEVILKTMSPQDLEEVDSRLQENPEGCLSIVREKLYKGISWVEVEAKVETRNWMQCKSKWTEILTKRMTNGRDVYRGVNALQAKINLIERLYEINVEDANEIDWEDLAGTIGDYRPPL encoded by the exons ATGTTCAGTGGCATCACCTGCTCTGTGTGCACTGTTAGGAAGAGGCCTGGAAGATGGGCCAGGAAGGCGCCTGTGGAGTGTAGGGCTCAGGGTCCTGGCCCTCTTACCCGAGCAAGCTCGGGAGTAGGAGGGTGGAAGCCACAAAGATGTGCGCTGAGAAGTGGATGGAAG TTTCCCTCTAGGAGTAAAATGGAAGGCGAATTGAGCGGATTGGACATCCACACTCCGGTTtttgacaagaaaaagaaaaagtactctGTAGATAAGGAAAGACATCGGACGCATGCCCACGGAAGTTTCAGAGACGCCCCCCTGGCAAGCGAACACTCGCACAAAACGAAGAAGGAAACAAAGAGGAATGACCACCAGCGTCTCGCCGCTTCTCCTCTGGAAACATCGGAACTCTGCGAGGAGGCTGCACAGGCCCCCTCTCCAGccaaaaggaggagaaagaagagtgCTTTGGGGATACAGGACGGAACAGGCGTGTACGTCACGGTGGATAAAGAAAACATCGAGAACATGCCCAAGAATTTCAGACGGGATGTTGACATCGTTTATATTGACATGAGCAGGGAACCGGAGTCGCCCAGAGAGCCCGAAGCAGGCGAGTCGCCTGCAGTTACTAAGCGACGGGAAGAGCCGCGCAGGAAAgttagggagaaaaagaaaaagaagcgcCGGCGGGAAGCCGCGTCCTGCGATGCTGCGCCGGCGGGGCCAGGCCCGGGCGCCAGCGTCCTGCCCCAGCCGGGGTCCCCGCTTTCTGCGGGCCTGGGAGGCCCCGTCACACAGCTGCCAGGCGCCGCCCGTGAAAAGAAGcctgagaaaagaaagaggaagatttCACACCACCAGGGATGTGAGAGTCCCGAGGCCGTGAACTCCGAGGGGGCGCAGGTGGTCCATGGCCCGGGGACTGCagaaggcaggagggagccctgcAGGTTGAAGAAAAGGGCCAAGAAAAGGAGGCGGAGGGCTCCTGTTGAAAGGGCTCTCTCGGGGCCCCCCACCAGCTTGGAGGACCCGCTGCTTGACTCCCTGGGCGGTAATGCCTCCTCCATTGAGGAAAGTGCGACCCCCCGGCCCCGAGAGGAGGAAGACCAGGCGTGTTCGCAGGAGGCGCCGAG GTTAGAACCTCCCGACGAAGAAAGCAATTTGGATTCGGCCCGAGGTGCCGAAGCGCGGTCTCTGTCCGAAGACTTGGGAGACGCGGACGATGCAGACGTGGACCTGGCCTCCGCCGTGAGGCAGCTCCGGGAGTTCATCCCCGGCATCGGGGCGAGGGCCGCCACCACGATTAAGCGCATGTACCGGGATGACTTGGGCCGGTTCCAGGAGTTCAAGGCGCAGG GTGTCACCATTAAATTTGGCAAGTTTTCTGCGAAGGAAAATCAGCAGCTAGAGAAAAACGTGCAAGAATTTCTGTCCCTGACAGGAATCGAGAACGCGGACAAGCTGCTGTACACGGACAGGTACCCGGAGGAGAAAGCCGCCATCACCAACCTAAAGAGGAAGTACGCGTTTCGGTTGCACATCG GGAAGGGCATTGCCCGGCCCTGGAAACTCGTGTACTACCGAGCGAAGAAGATGTTTGACGTCAATAACTACAAAGGCAG GTACAGCGAAAGGGATGCGGAGAAGTTAAAGATGTACCATTCCCTCCACGGCAACGACTGGAGGAAGATCGGGGGTTTGGTGGCTCGAAGCAGCCTCTCCGTCGCCCTGAAGTTCTCCCAGATCAGCTGCG AAAGAAACCACGGTGCTTGGAGTAAGACGGAAACCCAGAGACTAATCAAAGCCGTTGAAGAAGTGATTCTAAAGACAATGTCTCCCCAGGACTTAGAAGAGGTAGATTCTAGACTCCAAGAAAACCCCGAAGGCTGCCTGTCGATTGTTCGGGAAAAACTCTACAAGGGCATATCTTGGGTAGAAGTCGAAGCTAAAGTCGAAACCAGAAATTGGATGCAGTGTAAAAGTAAGTG GACGGAGATTCTCACCAAGAGGATGACGAATGGCCGGGACGTGTACCGCGGGGTGAACGCCCTGCAGGCCAAAATCAACCTGATTGAGAG GTTGTATGAAATAAATGTGGA